From Nitrosopumilus sp.:
TCCTACATTATGTTTTAAGGAACAGAGATGTCAAACTTTCATACTATACAATTGTTTTTATGATTGGGGTGGGTATTGCAATCTTGTTAGTCTGGACGCCATTTGTTCATCTGATTACAAATCAAACCTAATTTTTGATTATTTTAGATTGCCAATAAATGAATTTTAAAATTAAGTCATCCCCATATCAAAGGAATTAAAATGGTCATCATAATTGTAACCACTAAAATGCTGATTATATTTAATGGAAGCCCAAATCTTGCCATTTTGCTAGCAGTAACATATCCGCTGCCAAAAACAATTGCATTTGGTGGTGTTGCTATTGGCATGATAAATCCATAGCTTGTAGCAATGGCAACTGGTGCCATTAACCAGATTGGATTCATATCTAATATAGTGGCAAGTGATGCCATTACAGGCAATAGCAATGCAGCACCTGCAGTATTACTCATTAATTCACCTGAAAAAATGGTTATAGTCACAATGACTAAAAGTACTACAAATAACTCCATTCCGGATACAAATATCAATTGATCTGCAATCCATGAATCTAATCCTGTTACTGTGAATCCACCGGCCAATGCCAATCCACCTCCAATCAATACTAAAACCCCCCAAGGAATTTTTCTAGCTGAATTCAGATCTAAAAGTCGTTTATTGGTCTTTGCAGACGGAATAGCAAGTAAAATTATCACTGCAACAAGTACTATAGTATAATCTTCTATGAAAGGAAAATAATCCTTCCAAATTAAACCTCTAGAAATCCATCCGATAGCTGTTCCAGCAAAAACAATCATCACTATTTTTTCATCCTTGATCATTTTTCCAATCTTTTCAAGTTCTAATTGCACCATCTGTCTTGTACCTGCAATAGGAGTATTACCTAATTTTGACATATTTACCATATAGAGCCATAAAATAACAAGAGAGATTGCACTAACTGGAACACCGATCATCATCCACTGTCCAAAATTGATATCAATTCCTGCAAGCGGTTGTGATAATGATGCAAACAAAGCATTTGGTGGAGTTCCGATTAATGTTGCCACACCACCAATGCTTGCAGAATATGCAACACAAAGCATAAGGCATGTGCCAAATCTTGATCTTTCCTGAGAATTTTTTATTTGAGAAATTACTGCAATAGCTATCGGAAGAATCAATAGTGTAGATGCAGTATTTGTCATCCATGCACTAAGGGATGCAGTAATTATGATAAAAGCACCTATGATATATCGAGGCTTGGTGCCAAAAGTTTTGAGCATGTTTAGAGCAAATCGTTTGTGAAGTGCCGATGTTTCAATAGCTTTTGCAAGCAAGAATCCACCTAGAAATAATAACACAATTTTATCAACATAGTATAATGGTATTTTTGCAATATCTATGATTCCTAATGCTGGAAA
This genomic window contains:
- a CDS encoding DASS family sodium-coupled anion symporter, which codes for MFKVKKTFLGLVLGPTLFLLVILSPIEGLSDEPKFVLGIALWMASWWILGTIPLYATSLIPLVLFPALGIIDIAKIPLYYVDKIVLLFLGGFLLAKAIETSALHKRFALNMLKTFGTKPRYIIGAFIIITASLSAWMTNTASTLLILPIAIAVISQIKNSQERSRFGTCLMLCVAYSASIGGVATLIGTPPNALFASLSQPLAGIDINFGQWMMIGVPVSAISLVILWLYMVNMSKLGNTPIAGTRQMVQLELEKIGKMIKDEKIVMIVFAGTAIGWISRGLIWKDYFPFIEDYTIVLVAVIILLAIPSAKTNKRLLDLNSARKIPWGVLVLIGGGLALAGGFTVTGLDSWIADQLIFVSGMELFVVLLVIVTITIFSGELMSNTAGAALLLPVMASLATILDMNPIWLMAPVAIATSYGFIMPIATPPNAIVFGSGYVTASKMARFGLPLNIISILVVTIMMTILIPLIWG